Proteins from a single region of Candidatus Cloacimonadota bacterium:
- a CDS encoding Omp28-related outer membrane protein: MKKHLLLMFLLAAISLICAVPREMVVIEIATGTWCPYCPGASMGAHDLIEAGYNVAVVKNHNGDSYANTYSNSRNNYYGASSYPTTFFDGLNPYEGGSNTQSLYPVYVPRVNARLSIPSKYTISAEGSLEGGILSIDVTVSKPEADSNTNVYLRSYLTESNIQQNWQGQTELDYVNRLMAPSAQGIPINLATGESTTQTLSFNLNTLWDKHYLELVLFLQNNNTREILQGTKYSVPLLINAFPVSDNILNFPDTYIGGYSTLPITFYNYGDTPIESAIAIDNPDFLSDLTFLSIPPLSSNTLNVMFTPSSAGESTGTLTVNGDFLGYPQIEIPLLGTSFTNTPPIVEDVAVTGPPVIHQILSGSYSFSDPDMDEEGESIYEWYKVINGNNYIIPNANESTYQVAASDINRQIAFKVTPIDQHGMAGTPVFSEPSLRIVSLPAPQNFSGVVEPPNSAILSWEKPIYFDSRGLAGYIIFRDDLNIDTIPDPNILTYTDSNLPDGIYEYKIVSMFSSPNMQSLPAPAVVLEIDASDNEDLVSAIQNVISAYPNPFRSNADFNIKAAPNRMINFSVYNLKGQQVKQWTSISDAQGNAIINWDGKDSSGNISNSGVYLYRMDCDGKTVSGKIIRLSH; the protein is encoded by the coding sequence ATGAAAAAACATCTATTACTCATGTTTCTATTGGCAGCGATATCGCTTATATGCGCAGTGCCAAGAGAAATGGTGGTTATCGAGATAGCCACCGGAACTTGGTGCCCTTACTGTCCTGGTGCTTCAATGGGTGCCCATGATCTGATTGAGGCAGGCTACAATGTGGCAGTCGTTAAAAATCATAATGGTGATAGCTACGCAAATACTTACTCCAATTCTCGAAACAACTATTATGGTGCCTCAAGTTACCCAACTACTTTCTTTGATGGATTGAACCCTTATGAAGGGGGAAGTAACACCCAATCTCTTTATCCTGTTTACGTTCCCCGAGTAAATGCTCGATTATCCATACCCTCAAAATATACTATATCCGCAGAAGGCTCTCTGGAAGGAGGAATTTTAAGCATTGATGTAACGGTCTCAAAACCCGAAGCAGATTCGAACACAAACGTATACTTAAGATCTTATTTAACGGAATCGAATATCCAACAAAATTGGCAGGGGCAAACTGAATTGGATTATGTTAATCGTTTGATGGCTCCCAGTGCCCAGGGCATACCTATTAATCTAGCTACAGGAGAATCCACCACACAAACTCTCAGTTTTAATCTCAATACTCTATGGGACAAACATTACTTAGAATTAGTTCTATTCTTACAAAATAACAACACCCGAGAGATATTGCAAGGGACTAAGTACTCAGTGCCCTTGTTAATCAATGCCTTCCCTGTTTCAGATAATATTCTCAACTTTCCCGATACCTACATCGGTGGTTACTCTACTCTGCCTATAACTTTCTATAATTATGGAGATACTCCCATTGAATCTGCGATTGCAATAGACAATCCAGATTTCTTGTCTGATTTGACTTTTTTATCGATCCCTCCCCTCAGTTCAAACACATTAAATGTGATGTTTACTCCTAGTAGTGCAGGAGAATCTACGGGTACCCTAACCGTAAATGGCGACTTTTTGGGTTATCCCCAAATTGAAATTCCGCTACTAGGCACATCATTTACAAATACGCCTCCCATTGTTGAAGATGTCGCAGTCACTGGCCCCCCTGTTATTCATCAAATACTATCAGGAAGCTATTCATTTTCCGATCCTGATATGGATGAGGAAGGTGAAAGCATATATGAATGGTATAAGGTAATAAACGGAAACAATTATATTATCCCCAATGCCAACGAATCCACATATCAGGTTGCGGCTAGCGATATTAATCGTCAGATAGCGTTTAAGGTAACCCCTATCGATCAACATGGAATGGCAGGAACCCCTGTATTTAGTGAGCCCTCTTTACGCATTGTTTCTCTTCCGGCGCCTCAAAACTTTAGCGGCGTGGTAGAACCGCCCAATTCAGCAATATTAAGTTGGGAAAAACCAATATATTTTGATTCTCGTGGCTTAGCAGGCTATATTATTTTTAGAGATGATCTTAACATCGATACTATACCCGACCCGAATATACTCACATATACCGATAGTAACCTTCCGGACGGTATTTATGAGTATAAAATTGTGAGTATGTTTAGCAGCCCTAATATGCAATCACTGCCTGCCCCAGCTGTGGTATTAGAAATTGATGCTTCCGATAATGAAGATTTAGTGAGCGCTATTCAAAACGTAATTAGCGCATACCCTAATCCTTTTCGCAGTAATGCAGATTTCAATATAAAAGCTGCACCCAATAGAATGATAAATTTCTCTGTTTATAATCTCAAAGGACAGCAAGTAAAACAGTGGACAAGCATCTCAGATGCTCAAGGGAATGCCATCATCAATTGGGATGGCAAAGATTCTAGTGGAAATATCAGTAATAGCGGTGTTTACCTGTATAGAATGGACTGTGATGGTAAAACGGTGAGTGGAAAAATCATTAGACTATCTCACTAA
- a CDS encoding glycerol dehydrogenase, producing MVLKAVFPSQYIQGVRVLDELQSLIDKFGSKALLLASPSVLHGVLPKYEHLNLDSRLTKRKFGGECSMKEINGICSTILAEGIDIVIGMGGGKTIDAAKIAADLSNIPVMIVPTIASTDAPCSGCAVTYTEQGVFESVLYQKRNPAVVLVDLNIIANSPTRFLVSGMGDALATWFEANSCHTSQSLNECGGHATLAGMGIAKLCYDTLLEYGYQAKIANDEHIVTPALSKITEANILLSGIGFESCGIASAHAIHNGLTSLPETHRFYHGEKVAIGVLTGLHLNSATSNQIDEVYTFCEQIGLPTTLADVGIENVERDSLRIVAHESCSKESSMHHESGKITEDMVLDALLMADAFGKNRKQEKFV from the coding sequence ATGGTTCTTAAGGCAGTATTTCCGAGCCAGTATATTCAAGGTGTGAGAGTGCTGGATGAGCTCCAGAGTTTAATTGATAAATTTGGATCAAAAGCCTTACTGCTTGCTTCTCCCTCAGTGTTACATGGTGTTTTACCCAAGTATGAGCACCTGAACCTGGATTCAAGATTAACCAAGCGCAAATTCGGTGGAGAATGCAGCATGAAAGAGATTAATGGCATATGCTCTACAATCTTGGCAGAAGGTATCGACATAGTAATTGGCATGGGGGGTGGGAAAACAATAGATGCGGCAAAAATCGCTGCTGATTTATCCAATATTCCTGTAATGATAGTGCCTACTATCGCTTCCACGGATGCTCCTTGCAGTGGTTGTGCCGTTACTTATACTGAACAGGGAGTATTTGAATCTGTTCTGTATCAAAAACGAAATCCTGCAGTAGTATTAGTAGATTTGAATATTATTGCAAATTCACCAACTCGGTTTTTGGTTTCTGGTATGGGAGATGCCCTGGCAACATGGTTTGAAGCTAACTCTTGCCATACAAGCCAATCTCTCAACGAATGTGGAGGACATGCTACTCTCGCTGGCATGGGAATTGCCAAATTGTGTTATGATACCTTGCTTGAGTATGGGTATCAGGCAAAAATTGCTAACGATGAGCATATCGTTACCCCCGCCTTGAGCAAGATTACTGAGGCCAACATATTACTTAGCGGTATTGGTTTTGAGAGTTGTGGTATAGCCAGTGCCCATGCTATCCACAATGGTCTAACATCTTTGCCGGAAACACATAGATTCTATCATGGAGAAAAAGTAGCAATTGGTGTGTTAACCGGCTTGCATCTTAACTCTGCTACAAGCAATCAGATTGATGAAGTGTATACGTTCTGCGAACAAATCGGTTTACCAACAACATTAGCTGATGTCGGAATTGAGAACGTTGAAAGAGATAGCTTACGCATAGTTGCTCATGAGTCTTGCAGTAAAGAATCATCTATGCATCATGAGTCTGGCAAAATCACAGAGGATATGGTTCTGGATGCCTTGTTAATGGCTGATGCCTTTGGAAAAAACCGGAAGCAAGAGAAATTTGTATAA
- a CDS encoding PASTA domain-containing protein yields the protein MAKTNTKQWGYMFGIGIGIIFVTAFFVSQLLLPLIFGRPDTIQTPEVIGLNLSKAKRILQEEKLHVVVKDSLFNESVKMDIVLEQSPVPGAKIKEDGTVFLIISKGSKMVSVPNVIGSSFQDAMLVLRMSNLRGSVIDSVYSDTTPQNAVLRSSPNPNSKVEKHSMVRLTLSRGSQPVTDSLNWLFDESGL from the coding sequence ATGGCAAAGACCAATACTAAGCAATGGGGCTATATGTTTGGCATAGGAATTGGCATAATATTCGTTACCGCATTTTTTGTAAGCCAGCTTCTGCTGCCACTGATATTTGGCAGACCCGATACAATTCAAACTCCTGAAGTGATTGGCTTGAACCTTAGCAAAGCAAAACGCATTTTACAAGAAGAAAAACTGCACGTTGTAGTTAAAGATTCCCTATTTAACGAGAGCGTAAAAATGGATATAGTATTAGAGCAGTCTCCAGTTCCCGGAGCTAAGATCAAAGAAGATGGAACCGTATTTTTGATAATAAGCAAAGGAAGTAAAATGGTTTCTGTGCCTAATGTGATAGGTTCTTCCTTTCAAGACGCTATGCTGGTTTTGCGCATGAGTAATCTTCGCGGTTCGGTGATAGATTCTGTATATAGCGATACTACTCCGCAGAATGCTGTTTTGCGATCTTCTCCAAATCCAAACAGCAAAGTGGAAAAGCATAGCATGGTAAGACTCACGCTTAGTAGGGGATCTCAGCCTGTTACGGATAGCTTGAACTGGTTATTCGATGAAAGTGGCTTATAA
- the rsmB gene encoding 16S rRNA (cytosine(967)-C(5))-methyltransferase RsmB has translation MNFREEAYYTILKVMKNNEFSDALLQQRAKKLKHNGEDIRLFYTTVKGVIKMRQKLDFILSHYTETKKFEETDIKIKILLYLGLYQIIYLESIPEHAAVNETVDLAKRLLSATVADFVNAVLRAYLRENKIQYPADPALRIAYEHSYPPELIKTWIDIWGEESTEYLAMYFNENPALHIRVNSTATNPEKLQKYFERRNIEIIPCKASKMMFYTHQSAEVLNDVAFSEGYFSVQDTSAALVVELLDPKPDHSVLDLFAAPGGKCTYIAELMNNQGEIVAVDKIPKKMKRLKQAADRLQLNNIIQVVTDATKYGPVAPAFQRVLVDAPCSGWGVFSRKADLRWQTHNDIRELVKLQEKALDHAASFVAPEGFLVYSTCTMNPKENEEQVSKFLSKNPKFNLVPADSFIATEFTDSGFLKTIPFKHHMDGAFAAKMQKSK, from the coding sequence ATGAATTTTCGGGAAGAAGCATATTACACAATCTTGAAGGTGATGAAAAACAATGAGTTTTCGGATGCTCTACTACAACAACGAGCCAAGAAGCTTAAGCATAATGGTGAGGATATTCGGCTTTTTTATACTACTGTAAAAGGCGTTATAAAAATGCGCCAAAAACTTGATTTTATCTTGTCACATTATACCGAAACCAAGAAATTTGAGGAAACCGATATCAAGATTAAAATCCTGCTGTATTTAGGTTTATACCAGATTATTTATCTGGAGTCTATTCCTGAGCATGCAGCAGTAAATGAGACAGTAGATTTAGCAAAACGGTTGTTGTCTGCAACTGTGGCGGATTTTGTAAATGCGGTTTTGAGAGCGTACCTACGAGAGAACAAAATTCAGTATCCTGCCGATCCTGCCTTACGGATCGCGTATGAACATTCTTATCCTCCGGAACTGATTAAAACTTGGATAGATATTTGGGGAGAAGAATCTACTGAATACTTGGCAATGTATTTTAATGAAAATCCGGCTCTGCATATTCGAGTTAACTCAACGGCAACAAATCCCGAAAAACTACAGAAATACTTTGAACGCCGAAACATTGAAATAATTCCTTGTAAAGCCAGCAAAATGATGTTTTATACTCATCAGAGTGCGGAAGTGCTTAATGATGTTGCTTTTTCGGAAGGTTACTTTTCGGTGCAGGATACGTCTGCTGCGTTGGTTGTAGAATTGTTAGACCCCAAACCCGATCATTCAGTTCTGGATCTCTTTGCTGCACCGGGTGGAAAATGTACTTATATTGCAGAATTGATGAATAATCAAGGTGAAATAGTTGCTGTAGATAAGATACCTAAAAAGATGAAACGTCTTAAACAAGCTGCAGATCGATTGCAACTAAACAACATAATCCAAGTAGTTACAGATGCCACCAAATACGGGCCTGTAGCTCCAGCTTTTCAAAGAGTATTAGTAGATGCTCCCTGTTCCGGATGGGGAGTATTCTCGCGCAAAGCAGATTTGCGCTGGCAAACTCATAATGACATCAGGGAATTGGTAAAACTTCAAGAAAAAGCCTTAGATCATGCTGCTAGTTTTGTGGCACCAGAGGGCTTTCTTGTATATTCAACGTGCACTATGAATCCCAAAGAAAATGAAGAACAAGTTTCTAAGTTTCTATCTAAAAATCCCAAGTTTAATCTTGTTCCTGCAGATTCATTCATTGCTACAGAATTTACCGATAGTGGCTTTCTTAAAACTATTCCCTTCAAACACCATATGGATGGAGCTTTTGCTGCTAAAATGCAGAAAAGCAAATAG
- the ruvA gene encoding Holliday junction branch migration protein RuvA, protein MIHYIKGILQHKSPMLAVIESAGVGWELRIPVSTFETLPVIGNECALYAYLSFSQDDVKIFGFATIAERELFAKLTKVSGIGPKIALSILSTLSINTFIKSVRNAEEGLLTRVPGIGKKSAQRLIVELKDNIHKLLDYVEDNPDLQEGPLEEVENALMALGYNSQAIQRELKMLNADELGLPAEQLIKEVIKRLYQRAK, encoded by the coding sequence ATGATTCACTATATTAAGGGTATTTTACAGCATAAAAGCCCAATGCTCGCAGTTATCGAATCTGCTGGAGTAGGATGGGAATTACGCATCCCAGTCTCAACTTTTGAAACATTACCTGTAATTGGTAATGAATGTGCATTGTATGCTTATCTTAGTTTTTCACAGGATGATGTCAAAATCTTTGGCTTTGCTACGATTGCCGAACGCGAGCTCTTTGCCAAACTTACAAAAGTAAGTGGAATTGGCCCTAAGATAGCACTATCAATACTTTCTACACTTAGCATTAACACCTTCATAAAAAGTGTGCGCAATGCTGAAGAAGGATTGCTGACAAGGGTTCCTGGCATAGGCAAAAAGAGTGCTCAACGCTTGATTGTTGAGCTTAAAGATAACATCCACAAGTTATTGGATTATGTAGAAGATAACCCAGATTTACAAGAGGGACCTTTAGAAGAAGTTGAAAACGCCTTGATGGCACTAGGCTACAACTCTCAAGCAATACAAAGAGAGCTAAAAATGCTGAATGCAGATGAATTGGGGCTACCAGCAGAACAGCTAATAAAGGAAGTGATAAAAAGACTCTATCAGAGGGCAAAATGA
- the ruvC gene encoding crossover junction endodeoxyribonuclease RuvC — protein MVIVGIDPGSRYCGYGLIQTEGSRVIAAGCDVIDVTREISLGARLRLLHATISEVLEEYKPDYAAIESMFFQKHIRSVFTLGHARGVLLLALAQHQIEVVEYSPREVKKAVVGNGSATKIQVRFMINKLYNLSKSNHRDDAYDALAIATTHFNRIKWNKTQ, from the coding sequence ATGGTTATAGTCGGTATTGATCCCGGCAGCCGCTACTGTGGTTACGGGCTCATTCAAACAGAAGGCAGCAGAGTTATTGCCGCGGGTTGCGATGTGATAGACGTAACCCGCGAAATCTCTTTGGGGGCAAGATTGCGTCTTTTGCATGCTACAATTTCTGAAGTATTAGAAGAGTATAAACCGGATTATGCCGCCATTGAATCTATGTTTTTTCAAAAACATATTAGAAGCGTATTTACTTTGGGTCATGCTCGCGGAGTTCTGTTACTTGCTTTGGCACAGCATCAAATTGAAGTAGTGGAATATAGCCCTCGCGAGGTTAAAAAGGCAGTGGTTGGGAACGGAAGCGCTACTAAGATCCAAGTCCGTTTTATGATCAATAAATTATATAATCTTAGCAAATCTAATCATCGTGATGATGCTTACGATGCTTTAGCAATAGCAACAACACACTTTAACCGCATTAAATGGAATAAAACTCAATGA
- a CDS encoding YebC/PmpR family DNA-binding transcriptional regulator — protein sequence MSGHNKWSTIKHKKAATDAKRGKIYTRIVKEIILAAKSGGGDSETNPRLRTAILSAKAANMPRDNIERAIKRGTGEIEGVNYEEITYEGYGHSGVGIVVDVMTDNKNRTVAELRHVFSKYGGNLAESGAVSWNFDLKGYFNVPIAGLDEDEFMMQALEAGAEDVELGDEYFDIYTSPADFHTVLGNMEAAGFPVENAELTRVPKTTVNADDVAPKLMRLIEMLEDLDDVQKVYANFEFSDEVMAELNQD from the coding sequence ATGTCCGGACACAATAAGTGGAGCACAATTAAGCATAAAAAAGCCGCAACCGATGCAAAACGCGGCAAAATTTACACCCGTATTGTGAAAGAAATAATCCTTGCCGCCAAAAGTGGCGGGGGCGATTCTGAAACCAATCCTCGGTTAAGAACGGCAATCCTTTCAGCAAAAGCCGCCAATATGCCTCGTGATAACATCGAACGCGCCATTAAGCGCGGAACCGGTGAAATTGAAGGCGTAAACTACGAAGAAATTACTTACGAAGGTTACGGACACAGTGGAGTAGGTATTGTCGTGGATGTAATGACGGATAACAAAAATCGTACTGTAGCCGAGTTGAGACATGTTTTTTCTAAGTATGGCGGAAACCTAGCCGAATCTGGTGCAGTATCTTGGAATTTTGATCTGAAAGGTTATTTTAATGTGCCAATTGCCGGTTTAGATGAAGATGAGTTTATGATGCAGGCTTTAGAAGCCGGAGCCGAAGACGTGGAATTGGGAGATGAATATTTCGACATATACACATCACCAGCAGATTTTCATACAGTTTTGGGCAATATGGAAGCAGCCGGTTTCCCGGTGGAAAATGCTGAACTAACTAGAGTACCCAAAACTACGGTTAATGCTGATGATGTTGCGCCCAAACTTATGAGACTTATTGAGATGCTGGAAGACCTGGACGATGTTCAAAAGGTCTATGCCAATTTTGAATTTTCCGACGAGGTAATGGCAGAGCTTAATCAGGATTAA
- a CDS encoding elongation factor G — protein MKEYSMKKLRNLMLVGASGAGKTTLAEQIFHQTKSTNRLGKIDEGNTVLDFDPEEIAKKISLGLSIGYVNYKDHKINILDAPGYPDFVGDTVVALPAVENAVIVANAAGGFEVGLELAIEQLEGKKKGRIILVNRMDNEHADFEKTLEAIHENTGINPIKVHFPIGKEGSFEGVVDVIRQKAITASGEAEVPDNLKDFLEEARLQLMEAVAETDEDLLNEFLENMELSHDSLTNGLKKAIASGDICPAFACSAGTGVGVLPFLQGIVDYLPSPADCNTIELVEGEDKKEFVCSSDGELLGYIFKLYADPSMGDFAYVRMFSGSLKTGTEFYTPEKEAKDKAGNMYYMLGKNRHDCSEIKAGEIGALVKLKNAKVMSSIVALNARHAICPVQLPSATTWQAIKAVNQSDEDKIGSSLQRVIAEDSTIRYELNVETHENVLSGMGDQQLQLVLKKLKNRYKVDAELKAPRIPYKETITASAESQYRHKKQSGGRGQYGEVYFRIKPTERGEGFQFVNAIVGGVIPSNFIPAIEKGLVETMEKGIIAGYQVVDVSVEVYYGSYHDVDSSEMAFKIASSMALKEGFKKCKPILLEPIHNLVIIVPNEYMGDVMGDISTRRGRIMGMEQHGKKQYLNAQMPLAEMFAYYPALKSFTQGRGRFTQEFSHYERVPEDITQKVVAAWQDNDAQ, from the coding sequence ATGAAAGAATACTCAATGAAGAAATTACGAAACCTGATGTTGGTTGGCGCTAGCGGTGCCGGAAAGACTACTTTGGCAGAACAAATTTTTCATCAAACAAAAAGCACGAATAGACTGGGTAAGATTGACGAAGGCAATACTGTATTGGATTTTGATCCCGAAGAAATTGCCAAAAAGATATCCTTAGGCCTTTCTATAGGTTATGTGAATTATAAAGATCACAAAATAAACATTCTTGACGCTCCTGGTTATCCAGATTTTGTGGGCGATACAGTAGTAGCCTTGCCGGCGGTTGAAAATGCCGTGATAGTTGCAAATGCTGCTGGCGGTTTTGAAGTGGGCTTAGAGCTTGCCATTGAACAACTGGAAGGCAAAAAGAAGGGTAGAATAATTCTGGTGAACAGGATGGATAACGAACATGCTGATTTTGAAAAAACTTTAGAAGCAATACATGAAAATACCGGGATTAATCCTATCAAAGTTCATTTTCCCATAGGTAAAGAAGGCTCTTTTGAAGGAGTTGTTGATGTTATTCGCCAAAAAGCTATAACTGCTTCCGGAGAAGCTGAAGTTCCAGATAATCTAAAAGACTTTTTGGAAGAAGCCAGATTACAATTGATGGAAGCAGTAGCGGAAACGGATGAAGACTTGCTAAATGAGTTTTTGGAAAACATGGAATTATCGCATGATAGCCTAACAAATGGTCTTAAGAAAGCCATTGCCAGTGGTGATATATGTCCAGCTTTTGCTTGCTCTGCAGGCACGGGTGTAGGCGTGTTGCCATTTTTACAAGGCATAGTAGATTATTTACCTTCCCCTGCAGATTGCAACACCATTGAACTTGTGGAGGGTGAAGATAAAAAAGAATTTGTATGTAGTTCAGATGGAGAATTACTAGGTTATATTTTCAAGCTTTATGCCGATCCCAGCATGGGTGATTTTGCGTACGTAAGGATGTTTTCAGGCAGTTTAAAAACTGGCACCGAGTTTTATACTCCAGAAAAAGAAGCCAAAGATAAAGCCGGGAACATGTATTATATGTTGGGGAAAAACCGTCATGATTGCAGCGAGATCAAAGCAGGTGAAATTGGAGCATTAGTAAAGCTTAAAAACGCTAAAGTGATGAGTAGCATAGTTGCTTTGAATGCACGCCATGCAATATGTCCGGTTCAGTTGCCTTCAGCCACAACCTGGCAAGCTATCAAAGCCGTCAATCAGTCTGATGAGGATAAAATTGGCTCAAGTTTACAAAGGGTCATTGCCGAAGATTCAACCATACGATATGAATTGAATGTGGAAACACACGAAAATGTCCTTTCAGGAATGGGCGATCAGCAGCTTCAATTAGTTCTTAAAAAACTAAAAAACCGCTACAAAGTTGATGCTGAGCTCAAGGCTCCCCGAATTCCCTACAAAGAGACAATTACTGCCAGTGCCGAAAGTCAATACCGGCATAAGAAACAATCTGGCGGTCGTGGTCAGTATGGAGAAGTATATTTTCGCATTAAGCCTACAGAACGTGGCGAAGGGTTCCAATTCGTCAATGCTATTGTTGGTGGAGTTATTCCTTCAAACTTTATCCCGGCTATCGAGAAAGGTTTGGTTGAGACCATGGAGAAAGGTATTATTGCCGGCTATCAGGTAGTAGACGTATCTGTAGAAGTATATTATGGCAGTTACCACGATGTGGATAGTTCGGAGATGGCGTTTAAGATAGCATCCTCAATGGCACTAAAAGAAGGTTTTAAAAAATGCAAACCTATCCTGCTGGAACCTATTCATAATCTTGTTATTATTGTTCCCAATGAATACATGGGCGATGTGATGGGAGATATTTCTACTCGCAGAGGTCGCATAATGGGAATGGAACAACACGGTAAAAAACAGTATCTTAATGCCCAAATGCCCTTGGCAGAGATGTTTGCTTACTATCCTGCACTCAAATCCTTCACTCAAGGCAGAGGACGCTTCACACAAGAGTTTTCGCACTACGAAAGAGTGCCTGAAGATATCACCCAAAAAGTGGTAGCAGCTTGGCAGGATAACGACGCTCAATAA